In Sphingomonas sp. R1, a single genomic region encodes these proteins:
- a CDS encoding PhoH family protein — translation MSRKPVPAQSGDRSRVEVTFDKPQLLPQLFGEFDSNLLMLEERLGVYIHARGQRVVIEGSAEVVAHAREVLQELHSRVIRGEDVDGGLIDAVIAMSSEPMFTGIVRAEPAGGAPKPSIMIRTRKKTIVPRSVTQTHYMRELASNDLIFALGPAGTGKTYLAVAQAVAQLITGSVQRLILSRPAVEAGERLGFLPGDMKEKVDPYLRPIYDALYDCLPAEQVERRIASGEIEIAPIAFMRGRTLADAFVILDEAQNTTPMQMKMFLTRFGQNSRMVICGDPNQTDLPGGPNASGLNDAVHRLEGVEGISMVRFGVGDVVRHPIVGRIVAAYEGEG, via the coding sequence ATGAGCCGCAAGCCTGTCCCAGCCCAGTCCGGTGATCGCTCCCGGGTAGAGGTTACCTTCGACAAGCCCCAGCTCCTGCCGCAGCTCTTCGGAGAATTCGATTCCAACCTGCTGATGCTCGAGGAGCGGCTGGGCGTGTACATCCACGCGCGCGGGCAGCGGGTAGTGATCGAGGGTTCCGCGGAGGTGGTGGCGCACGCGCGCGAGGTGCTGCAGGAGCTGCACAGCCGGGTCATTCGCGGCGAGGATGTGGATGGCGGGCTCATCGATGCGGTGATCGCGATGTCGAGCGAGCCGATGTTCACGGGAATCGTCCGGGCCGAGCCTGCCGGCGGCGCGCCGAAACCTTCGATCATGATCCGGACGCGGAAGAAGACGATCGTGCCGCGTTCGGTGACGCAGACGCATTACATGCGCGAGCTCGCCTCGAACGACCTGATCTTCGCGCTCGGCCCGGCGGGTACCGGCAAGACCTATCTGGCCGTGGCGCAGGCCGTCGCGCAGCTGATCACCGGCAGCGTCCAGCGGTTGATTCTTTCGCGCCCCGCGGTGGAAGCGGGCGAGCGGCTGGGCTTCCTCCCCGGTGACATGAAGGAGAAGGTCGATCCCTATCTCCGCCCGATCTACGACGCGCTCTACGATTGCCTGCCCGCCGAGCAGGTGGAGCGGCGCATCGCCAGCGGCGAGATCGAGATCGCGCCGATCGCGTTCATGCGCGGCCGGACGCTGGCCGATGCGTTCGTCATCCTCGACGAGGCGCAGAACACCACGCCGATGCAGATGAAGATGTTCCTCACCCGTTTCGGCCAGAACAGCCGGATGGTGATCTGCGGCGACCCCAACCAGACCGACTTGCCCGGCGGGCCAAACGCCTCGGGGCTGAACGACGCGGTCCACCGTCTGGAGGGCGTGGAGGGCATCTCGATGGTCCGCTTCGGCGTGGGCGACGTGGTGCGCCACCCGATCGTCGGCCGCATCGTCGCGGCCTATGAGGGCGAAGGTTGA
- a CDS encoding type II toxin-antitoxin system VapB family antitoxin translates to MASLYIKDPDTAALAAEVAAALGTTKTEAVRDSLLRRKAELEAKDRAQDVLRKLDAHRRAHPLPPPIGLPANKAFFDELWGEA, encoded by the coding sequence GTGGCATCGCTCTACATCAAGGACCCGGACACCGCGGCGCTTGCCGCCGAGGTCGCGGCCGCGCTCGGCACCACCAAGACCGAGGCAGTGCGCGACAGCCTGTTGCGGCGGAAGGCCGAGCTCGAGGCCAAAGACAGAGCGCAGGACGTGCTTCGCAAGCTCGATGCGCATCGCCGTGCCCATCCGCTGCCGCCGCCGATCGGCCTGCCTGCCAACAAGGCCTTTTTCGACGAGCTGTGGGGCGAGGCTTGA
- a CDS encoding type II toxin-antitoxin system VapC family toxin produces the protein MTLFVDASAMIAIIAEEPERDRLVVEAVEGAPALWSAMVAWETVAALSRSREMDMTAARQEATLHADQLGLKLVSIGARELELALDAYQQFGKGRHPDGLNMGDCFAYACAKSHDARLLYKGDDFSKTDLA, from the coding sequence TTGACGCTGTTCGTCGACGCATCGGCGATGATCGCGATCATCGCTGAGGAACCCGAGCGCGATCGGCTGGTGGTCGAGGCAGTCGAGGGCGCGCCGGCGCTCTGGTCGGCAATGGTCGCCTGGGAAACCGTCGCCGCGCTCTCGCGTTCGCGCGAAATGGATATGACCGCAGCACGCCAGGAAGCGACGCTCCACGCCGACCAGCTCGGGCTGAAGCTGGTGTCGATCGGTGCCCGCGAGCTGGAACTGGCGCTCGATGCCTATCAGCAGTTCGGCAAGGGCCGGCACCCGGACGGACTCAACATGGGCGACTGCTTCGCCTATGCGTGCGCCAAATCCCATGATGCGCGTCTGCTCTACAAGGGCGACGATTTCTCCAAGACGGACCTCGCCTGA
- the ybeY gene encoding rRNA maturation RNase YbeY yields the protein MLDVAALPEAPWPDGEWESLALRAAEAAIAQTPYADWRGSPTAIEVAVRFTSDDEVHTLNRQYRDKDKPTNVLSFPMIQPDLLDAVTQNSDDGEVLLGDIVLAHGVCSVEAEERGISVEDHATHLIVHGMLHLLGYDHIEDGEAEAMEAMEQAAMAALNLHDPYPVRED from the coding sequence ATGCTCGACGTTGCCGCCCTCCCCGAAGCGCCCTGGCCGGATGGCGAGTGGGAATCGCTTGCGCTGCGCGCGGCCGAGGCTGCCATCGCGCAGACGCCCTATGCCGATTGGCGGGGCTCGCCGACCGCGATCGAAGTGGCGGTGCGCTTCACCAGCGACGACGAAGTCCACACCCTCAATCGCCAGTATCGCGACAAGGACAAGCCGACCAACGTGCTGTCCTTCCCGATGATCCAGCCCGATCTGCTCGACGCCGTCACCCAGAACAGCGATGATGGCGAAGTATTGCTGGGCGATATCGTGCTTGCGCACGGCGTCTGTTCGGTGGAAGCGGAAGAGCGCGGCATTTCCGTGGAAGATCATGCCACGCACCTGATTGTTCATGGCATGCTGCATCTGCTAGGCTATGACCATATCGAGGATGGCGAGGCGGAGGCCATGGAGGCGATGGAACAGGCCGCCATGGCAGCGCTGAACCTGCACGATCCCTATCCCGTACGCGAGGATTGA
- a CDS encoding hemolysin family protein, with protein sequence MNEGPSTGSPEHRHENGGIWRSLRALLFGEEQEETLRERLEEAIEEHESDGGTPPAGDLAPIERQMLKNLLHFGERDAGDVGVPRADIIAVEEQTSFPDLVQLFAEAGHSRLPVYREELDTIIGMVHIKDVFEILAKGEAHPPSIAGLIRQPLYVPQSMGALDLLAQMRVKRTHLAIVLDEYSGTEGLITIEDLIEEIVGEIEDEHDEAPAALIVPIDGGGWEADARAELEDVAETVDPRLAEVEEDVDTIGGLAFVLAGHVPAVGECLEHDSGWKLEVIDADERKVNRLRLHPPEVRVEDAA encoded by the coding sequence ATGAACGAGGGCCCTAGTACCGGCTCGCCCGAACACCGACACGAAAATGGGGGCATCTGGCGCAGTCTGCGCGCACTCCTGTTCGGCGAGGAACAGGAAGAGACGCTGCGCGAGCGGCTGGAAGAAGCCATCGAGGAGCATGAGAGCGACGGCGGCACCCCGCCGGCAGGCGACCTCGCCCCGATCGAGCGCCAGATGCTCAAGAACCTGCTGCACTTCGGCGAGCGCGATGCCGGCGACGTGGGTGTACCCCGCGCGGATATCATTGCGGTGGAGGAGCAGACCAGCTTCCCCGACCTCGTCCAGCTCTTCGCCGAGGCGGGCCATAGCCGCCTGCCGGTCTATCGCGAGGAACTCGATACGATCATCGGCATGGTCCACATCAAGGACGTGTTCGAGATCCTGGCCAAGGGCGAGGCCCATCCGCCCAGCATCGCCGGACTGATCCGCCAGCCGCTCTACGTCCCACAGTCGATGGGCGCGCTCGACCTGCTCGCGCAGATGCGGGTGAAGCGCACTCACCTTGCCATCGTGCTCGATGAATATTCGGGCACCGAGGGGCTGATCACGATCGAGGACCTGATCGAGGAGATCGTCGGCGAGATCGAGGACGAGCATGACGAGGCGCCCGCCGCGCTGATCGTGCCGATCGACGGTGGCGGCTGGGAAGCCGATGCCCGCGCCGAGCTGGAGGACGTCGCCGAGACGGTGGATCCGCGGCTGGCCGAGGTGGAGGAGGATGTCGACACGATCGGCGGGCTCGCCTTCGTGCTGGCAGGCCATGTGCCCGCGGTGGGCGAATGCCTGGAGCATGACAGCGGCTGGAAGCTCGAGGTGATCGATGCCGACGAGCGCAAGGTGAACCGCCTGCGGCTGCATCCGCCGGAAGTGCGGGTGGAAGACGCGGCGTAA
- the pgeF gene encoding peptidoglycan editing factor PgeF, producing MSGVDPVRARALAGVPHGFLGRAGGVSTGMVAGLNVGTGSNDDPGAIAQNRRLAVQAVLPGARLVTVYQVHSADAVTVVAPFDEDLRPRADALVTNRPGLVLGILTADCAPVLFADREAGVVGAAHAGWKGAIGGVTDSTISAMEALGARREHIAAAVGPCIARASYEVDAAFFQRFCTQDAANERFFADGRPEHFQFDLEAYVVHRLALAGLRTIEALGLDTYPNEDRFFSFRRATHRLEPDYGRQISLIGLPG from the coding sequence GTGAGCGGGGTCGATCCCGTTCGCGCCCGCGCGCTTGCCGGCGTGCCGCATGGCTTTCTCGGCCGCGCCGGAGGCGTGTCGACCGGGATGGTCGCCGGGCTGAACGTCGGCACCGGCTCGAACGACGATCCGGGTGCGATCGCGCAGAACCGGCGGCTCGCGGTGCAGGCCGTGCTGCCCGGCGCGCGGCTGGTCACCGTCTATCAGGTGCATTCCGCGGACGCGGTGACGGTAGTCGCACCGTTTGACGAAGATCTGCGCCCCCGCGCCGATGCGCTGGTCACGAACCGTCCGGGGCTGGTGCTCGGCATCCTTACCGCTGATTGCGCGCCCGTGCTGTTCGCCGATCGCGAAGCGGGTGTGGTCGGGGCGGCACATGCCGGATGGAAGGGCGCGATCGGCGGCGTGACCGACTCCACCATTTCCGCGATGGAGGCGCTGGGCGCCCGCCGCGAGCATATCGCCGCCGCGGTCGGCCCCTGCATCGCACGTGCCAGCTACGAGGTGGATGCCGCCTTTTTCCAGCGCTTCTGCACGCAGGATGCAGCCAACGAACGCTTCTTTGCGGATGGCCGGCCCGAGCATTTCCAGTTCGACCTGGAGGCTTATGTCGTCCATCGGCTCGCGCTGGCCGGCCTGCGCACGATCGAGGCGCTGGGCCTCGACACCTACCCGAACGAGGACCGGTTCTTCAGCTTCCGTCGCGCGACCCACCGGCTGGAACCCGATTATGGCCGACAGATCAGCCTGATCGGGCTGCCGGGGTAA
- a CDS encoding GNAT family N-acetyltransferase encodes MTFRDAMPADASAIDAVFRESFKATFAHLYAREDLASFLDRFTVEGWAAEIADPAFAFRVLEDADGIAGYCKLGPISLPATPEGPAIELRQLYLLERAKGSGAAQALMDWALATARARGATELWLSVYIDNHRAKRFYERYGFEDRGPYAFMVGNHADEDRLMRLAL; translated from the coding sequence ATGACCTTCCGCGACGCCATGCCGGCCGATGCGAGCGCGATCGACGCGGTGTTCCGCGAGAGCTTCAAGGCGACCTTTGCGCACCTCTATGCGCGCGAGGATCTCGCCAGCTTCCTCGACAGGTTCACCGTCGAAGGCTGGGCGGCAGAGATTGCCGATCCCGCCTTTGCGTTTCGGGTGCTGGAGGATGCAGATGGCATCGCGGGCTATTGCAAGCTCGGGCCGATCAGCCTGCCCGCCACGCCCGAAGGCCCGGCGATCGAACTGCGCCAGCTCTATCTGCTGGAACGCGCCAAGGGCAGCGGTGCGGCGCAGGCGCTGATGGACTGGGCGCTCGCGACCGCGCGCGCGCGCGGTGCGACCGAGCTCTGGCTCTCCGTCTATATCGACAACCACCGCGCCAAGCGCTTCTACGAGCGCTACGGCTTCGAGGATCGTGGACCCTATGCCTTCATGGTGGGCAACCATGCCGATGAAGATCGGCTGATGCGGCTGGCGCTGTGA
- a CDS encoding class I SAM-dependent methyltransferase — protein sequence MTNPLDAQPDDRRENAAEPALPERLARAITLAGPIPLSQFMGAANAHYYATRDPLGARGDFTTAPEISQMFGELIGLWLADLWDRAGRPETARYVEFGPGRGTLAADALRAMGKAGFAPPVDFLETSPVLRSAQKEHVPQAEWHLDLVGLPEDAPLLVVANEFFDALPIRQLVHTAQGWRERLVACQDTLFLPVTGDRGFDPVIPPALRDAAPGSILETSPASVALLRALAQRLLAQGGAALILDYGYEGPAIGDTLQAVRGHAFANPFDAPGEADLTAHVDFGTLREAAEAEGLTVHGPVTQGDFLKALGIDERARALARVAPERGDAIAADRNRLVGDDQMGALFKVLAITAPGWPVPAGFA from the coding sequence ATGACCAATCCCCTCGACGCGCAGCCGGACGATCGTCGCGAGAACGCCGCTGAACCGGCACTGCCGGAGCGGCTGGCGCGGGCGATCACCCTTGCCGGGCCGATCCCGCTCTCGCAGTTCATGGGGGCGGCCAACGCACATTATTACGCCACGCGCGATCCGCTGGGCGCTCGCGGCGACTTCACCACCGCACCCGAGATCAGCCAGATGTTCGGGGAGCTGATCGGTCTGTGGCTGGCCGACCTGTGGGACCGTGCCGGGCGCCCGGAGACGGCGCGCTATGTGGAGTTCGGCCCCGGCAGGGGCACGCTGGCCGCGGACGCGCTGCGGGCGATGGGCAAGGCGGGCTTCGCCCCCCCGGTCGATTTTCTGGAGACGAGCCCGGTACTGCGATCGGCCCAGAAGGAACACGTGCCGCAGGCCGAATGGCATCTCGATCTTGTCGGGCTGCCCGAGGATGCGCCGCTGCTGGTGGTGGCGAACGAGTTTTTCGACGCACTGCCGATCCGCCAGCTGGTGCATACCGCGCAAGGCTGGCGCGAACGGCTGGTCGCCTGCCAGGACACGCTGTTCCTGCCGGTGACCGGCGACCGCGGCTTCGATCCGGTGATACCGCCCGCGCTGCGCGACGCCGCGCCGGGCTCGATCCTGGAGACCTCCCCCGCCAGCGTCGCGCTGCTGCGTGCGCTTGCCCAGCGGCTGCTGGCGCAGGGAGGCGCCGCGCTGATCCTCGATTACGGCTATGAGGGCCCGGCGATCGGCGACACGCTGCAGGCGGTGCGCGGCCATGCCTTCGCCAATCCGTTCGATGCGCCCGGCGAGGCGGACCTTACCGCCCATGTCGATTTCGGCACGCTCAGGGAAGCGGCCGAGGCCGAAGGGCTGACCGTGCACGGCCCCGTCACGCAGGGCGATTTCCTCAAGGCGCTCGGGATCGACGAGCGCGCCCGCGCGCTGGCACGCGTGGCGCCCGAGCGCGGCGACGCCATCGCCGCCGACCGCAACCGGCTGGTAGGAGACGATCAGATGGGCGCGCTGTTCAAGGTGCTGGCGATCACCGCGCCGGGCTGGCCGGTACCGGCGGGGTTCGCATGA
- the lgt gene encoding prolipoprotein diacylglyceryl transferase: MVLPTLLAAAGGHLHYADLHLDPVAINLGFFQIKWYSLAYISGILLGWLYLMKLLAQPGAPMARRHADDLVFYATLGIILGGRLGYVLFYAPEMLRTPLQILMLWEGGMSFHGGVIGTSLAILWLSWQHKLNWLRIHDYVVCCAPFGLFFGRLANFVNGELWGKPGDVPWAIVFRGTVRAGLPEPARHPSQLYEAGLEGLLLFAVLWFFFWRTDSRYQPGKLAGIFLLGYGLCRFFVEFFREPDRQLVWLVDLTGLHMGQWLCLPMIAGGIFLIVTAPGRRKRIEAITGPSVA; encoded by the coding sequence ATCGTGCTGCCCACCCTGCTCGCCGCTGCCGGCGGACATCTTCACTACGCCGATCTCCACCTCGATCCGGTGGCGATCAACCTCGGCTTCTTCCAGATCAAATGGTATTCGCTCGCCTATATCAGCGGCATCCTGCTGGGTTGGCTGTACCTGATGAAGCTGCTGGCGCAGCCCGGTGCGCCGATGGCGCGGCGGCATGCCGATGATCTCGTCTTCTATGCGACGCTCGGCATCATCCTGGGCGGCCGGCTTGGCTATGTGCTTTTCTACGCACCGGAGATGTTGCGGACGCCGCTGCAGATCCTGATGCTGTGGGAAGGCGGCATGAGCTTCCATGGCGGCGTGATCGGCACCTCGCTGGCGATCCTCTGGCTGTCCTGGCAGCACAAGCTCAACTGGCTGCGCATCCACGACTATGTGGTGTGCTGCGCACCCTTCGGGCTGTTCTTCGGCCGCCTCGCCAACTTCGTGAACGGCGAGCTGTGGGGCAAGCCGGGCGACGTGCCCTGGGCGATCGTGTTCCGCGGCACCGTGCGGGCCGGCCTGCCCGAGCCCGCGCGCCACCCCAGCCAGCTCTACGAGGCCGGCCTTGAGGGGCTGCTGCTGTTCGCCGTGCTCTGGTTCTTCTTCTGGCGCACCGACTCGCGCTACCAGCCAGGCAAGCTCGCCGGCATCTTCCTGCTCGGCTACGGCCTGTGCCGCTTCTTCGTCGAGTTCTTCCGCGAGCCCGATCGCCAGCTGGTGTGGCTGGTCGATCTGACCGGTCTGCACATGGGTCAGTGGCTGTGCCTGCCGATGATCGCGGGGGGCATCTTCCTCATCGTCACCGCCCCCGGCCGCCGCAAGCGGATCGAGGCGATCACCGGCCCCAGCGTCGCCTGA
- a CDS encoding xanthine dehydrogenase family protein molybdopterin-binding subunit gives MAGTSAPRTRLDRRRLLIGGGAGLGLIVAWGLWPRSYAPNLAAGPGESLFGAWLKIGRDGQVRVAVPQAEMGQGVYTALPQILADELGADWQLVGVEPAPLNPLYANALAAQTLFAATLGSLPDTLQRSHAARADLVLTAGSTSVRSFEDDLRQAGAAARVMLCKAAARRWGVDWQACGTAGNSVIHGSQRLGFGDLAEAAAREKAPAQPPLRGGEAGRLYGQPLPRLDAPAKIDGSANFAADIRLPNLVFAAIRQGPIGETELVHVDRAAANRVRGMLSIVTTKQWVAAVASNWWAAERALQAMRPRFRNPAAVVNDDSIDTALDAALSGDGTRIEARGDLGGDFRGARVVTADYRVGLAPHAPLEPMTCTADYAHGRLSLWLPTQAPGLARAAAAKALGLDPARVTVHAMLGGGSFGAKLEVDAAVQAALISQSVQRPVQLTWPRDEDLRRDRFRPAAAARLTAKLGQGGTISAWLAKVAAPATGRELARRLLAGDAVAAAGLAMPGMHDPAAVEGIAPAYAIPNLAVDHHPAEIGVPTGYWRSGAHSYTCFFAESFVDELAHVANRDPLSFRMAMLGNQPRLARCLQTAAQLGGWQGGEPGSGQGLAAHAFRGSYIAVMAEAHLTPQREIVVERLVAAVDCGRVVNPDLVRQQIEGGLLFGLAAALGAVTTISENIADVQTLADLNLPTLANTPDITVEILPSGSDPGGVSELAVPPTAPAIANALQTATGTRFRRLPLLSDAE, from the coding sequence ATGGCTGGCACTTCCGCACCCCGCACCAGGCTCGATCGTCGCAGATTGTTGATCGGTGGGGGTGCCGGGCTGGGGCTGATCGTCGCCTGGGGCCTGTGGCCGCGCAGCTATGCGCCGAATCTTGCCGCCGGCCCCGGTGAAAGCCTGTTCGGCGCCTGGCTCAAGATCGGCCGAGACGGGCAGGTGCGCGTCGCGGTACCCCAGGCGGAGATGGGGCAGGGCGTCTATACCGCGCTCCCCCAGATCCTTGCCGACGAGCTGGGGGCGGACTGGCAGCTGGTCGGCGTCGAGCCCGCACCGCTCAACCCGCTCTATGCCAATGCGCTCGCCGCCCAGACGCTGTTCGCCGCCACCCTCGGCAGCCTGCCGGACACGCTGCAGCGCAGCCATGCGGCCCGCGCGGACCTGGTGCTGACCGCCGGTTCCACTTCGGTCCGCAGCTTCGAGGATGACCTCCGACAGGCGGGGGCCGCCGCGCGGGTAATGTTGTGCAAGGCGGCGGCGCGGCGCTGGGGCGTCGACTGGCAGGCCTGCGGCACCGCCGGCAACAGCGTGATCCATGGCAGCCAGCGGCTGGGCTTTGGCGATCTCGCCGAAGCGGCGGCGCGGGAAAAGGCCCCGGCACAACCGCCGCTCCGCGGTGGCGAGGCTGGACGCCTCTATGGCCAGCCGCTGCCGCGGCTCGATGCCCCGGCCAAGATCGACGGCAGCGCCAACTTCGCCGCCGACATACGCTTGCCGAACCTGGTGTTCGCGGCGATCCGGCAGGGGCCGATCGGCGAGACCGAGCTCGTTCATGTCGACCGCGCGGCGGCGAATCGCGTGCGCGGGATGCTCTCGATCGTCACTACCAAGCAGTGGGTGGCGGCGGTGGCGAGCAACTGGTGGGCCGCCGAGCGCGCCCTGCAGGCGATGCGCCCCCGCTTCCGCAACCCCGCGGCCGTGGTCAACGACGACAGCATCGATACCGCGCTGGATGCCGCGCTGTCCGGCGACGGCACCCGCATCGAGGCACGCGGCGACCTGGGCGGCGACTTTCGCGGCGCGCGGGTGGTGACGGCGGACTATCGCGTCGGCCTCGCCCCGCATGCGCCGCTGGAGCCGATGACCTGCACCGCGGACTATGCGCATGGCCGGCTGTCGCTCTGGCTGCCGACTCAGGCGCCGGGGCTTGCGCGTGCCGCGGCAGCAAAGGCGCTGGGCCTCGATCCGGCGCGGGTGACGGTGCATGCGATGCTTGGCGGCGGATCCTTCGGCGCGAAGCTGGAGGTGGATGCGGCGGTGCAGGCGGCGCTGATCTCGCAATCCGTCCAGCGGCCGGTGCAGCTGACCTGGCCGCGCGACGAGGATCTGCGGCGCGACCGATTCCGCCCCGCCGCGGCCGCGCGGCTCACCGCCAAGCTGGGGCAGGGGGGCACCATTTCCGCCTGGCTGGCCAAGGTCGCCGCCCCGGCGACCGGCCGCGAGCTGGCCAGGCGCCTCCTCGCCGGCGATGCGGTCGCAGCGGCAGGACTGGCGATGCCCGGCATGCACGACCCCGCCGCGGTCGAGGGGATCGCCCCGGCCTATGCGATCCCGAACCTCGCGGTGGATCACCATCCTGCCGAGATCGGCGTGCCGACCGGCTATTGGCGCTCCGGCGCACACAGCTACACCTGCTTCTTCGCCGAAAGCTTCGTCGACGAACTGGCGCATGTCGCCAACCGTGATCCGCTGTCGTTCCGCATGGCGATGCTGGGCAACCAGCCGCGGCTGGCGCGCTGCCTGCAGACGGCCGCGCAGCTCGGCGGCTGGCAGGGCGGCGAGCCGGGCAGCGGGCAGGGGCTGGCGGCGCACGCCTTTCGCGGTTCCTACATCGCCGTGATGGCCGAAGCGCATCTGACCCCGCAACGCGAGATCGTCGTCGAGCGGCTGGTGGCGGCGGTGGATTGCGGGCGGGTGGTGAACCCCGATCTCGTCCGCCAGCAGATCGAGGGCGGACTGCTGTTCGGTCTTGCCGCGGCGCTGGGGGCGGTGACCACGATCAGCGAGAACATCGCCGATGTGCAGACCCTTGCCGATCTCAACCTGCCGACCCTGGCGAACACGCCGGACATCACCGTCGAGATCCTGCCGAGCGGATCGGATCCCGGCGGCGTCAGCGAGCTCGCCGTTCCGCCGACCGCGCCGGCCATCGCCAATGCGCTGCAAACCGCCACCGGCACGCGGTTCCGCCGCCTGCCCCTGCTATCGGACGCCGAATGA
- the hemH gene encoding ferrochelatase has translation MTLPADHPTIPPARIGVLLVNLGTPDAPDPGAVKRYLGEFLSDRRVVEIPPLLWQPILRGIILRTRPKKSAHAYAQVWREDGSPLAAITKAQARGLEGAFGPGVTVLHAMRYGKPSVGEQIAALKAQGCERILVAPLYPQYCAATTATANDVAFAALMAMRWQPALRTLPPYYDDPAYIAALKTSVEEGLAALDFTPDAVIASFHGMPQRTLELGDPYHCHCRKTGRLLGEALGRELIVTFQSRFGRAKWLEPATDTMLEALPARGIKRVAIVAPGFSADCLETLEELAIRGRESFVEAGGTNFAYLPCLNDSGAGMGLLRHIIGRELAGWVDPA, from the coding sequence ATGACCCTGCCTGCCGATCACCCGACGATCCCGCCTGCTCGCATCGGCGTGCTGCTGGTCAACCTCGGTACCCCCGACGCGCCCGATCCCGGCGCGGTGAAGCGCTATCTGGGCGAGTTCCTGTCCGATCGCCGCGTGGTCGAGATTCCGCCGCTTCTGTGGCAGCCGATCCTGCGCGGCATCATCCTGCGTACGCGACCGAAGAAATCGGCGCACGCCTATGCCCAAGTGTGGCGCGAGGACGGCTCGCCGCTCGCCGCGATCACCAAGGCACAGGCGCGCGGGCTGGAGGGAGCGTTCGGCCCCGGCGTGACGGTGCTGCACGCGATGCGCTACGGAAAGCCCTCGGTCGGCGAGCAGATCGCGGCGCTGAAGGCGCAGGGGTGCGAGCGCATTCTGGTGGCGCCGCTCTACCCGCAATATTGTGCTGCGACGACCGCGACCGCCAATGACGTCGCCTTCGCCGCGCTGATGGCGATGCGCTGGCAGCCGGCGCTGCGCACGCTGCCCCCCTATTACGACGACCCGGCCTATATCGCCGCGCTGAAGACGAGCGTCGAGGAGGGGCTGGCGGCGCTGGACTTCACCCCGGATGCGGTGATCGCGAGCTTCCACGGGATGCCGCAACGTACGCTGGAGCTGGGCGACCCCTATCACTGCCACTGCCGCAAGACCGGCCGCCTGCTGGGCGAGGCGCTGGGGCGGGAGCTGATCGTCACCTTCCAGTCGCGATTCGGCCGCGCCAAATGGCTGGAGCCGGCGACCGACACGATGCTCGAGGCGCTGCCCGCCAGGGGCATCAAGCGCGTGGCGATCGTCGCACCGGGTTTCTCGGCCGATTGCCTGGAAACGCTGGAAGAACTGGCGATTCGTGGCCGCGAGTCCTTCGTCGAAGCGGGCGGTACGAATTTCGCATATTTGCCTTGTCTCAATGATAGCGGCGCGGGCATGGGGTTGCTCCGACATATCATCGGGCGCGAACTTGCCGGCTGGGTGGACCCCGCCTAG
- the phbB gene encoding acetoacetyl-CoA reductase, which produces MARVAIVTGGTRGIGEAISLALKDAGVTVAANYAGNDEKAAAFTERTGIKAYKWDVGDFDACAAGVQQVEAELGPVDIVVNNAGITRDGTILKMTRDMWEDVIRINLGGCFNMAHAVFPGMRTRKWGRIVNIGSINGQAGQYGQVNYAAAKSGIHGFTKALAQEGARFGVTVNAIAPGYIDTDMVAAVPADVLEKIVAKIPVGRLGQANEIARAVAFLCAEEGGFVTGSTLSINGGQHMY; this is translated from the coding sequence ATGGCACGTGTAGCGATCGTCACCGGCGGCACCCGCGGTATTGGTGAGGCGATCAGTCTGGCGCTCAAGGACGCCGGCGTCACCGTCGCGGCCAATTATGCCGGCAATGACGAGAAGGCCGCCGCCTTCACCGAACGTACCGGGATCAAGGCCTATAAGTGGGACGTGGGCGATTTCGATGCCTGCGCCGCTGGTGTGCAGCAGGTGGAAGCGGAGCTCGGCCCGGTCGACATCGTCGTCAACAATGCCGGCATCACCCGCGACGGCACCATCCTGAAGATGACCCGCGACATGTGGGAAGACGTGATCCGCATCAACCTGGGCGGCTGCTTCAACATGGCGCATGCCGTGTTCCCGGGCATGCGCACCCGCAAATGGGGCCGCATCGTCAATATCGGCTCGATCAACGGCCAGGCCGGCCAGTATGGCCAGGTGAACTATGCCGCCGCCAAGTCGGGCATCCACGGCTTCACCAAGGCGCTGGCGCAGGAAGGCGCACGCTTCGGTGTGACCGTCAACGCGATCGCCCCGGGCTATATCGATACGGACATGGTCGCGGCGGTGCCGGCGGACGTGCTGGAGAAGATCGTCGCCAAGATCCCCGTCGGCCGACTTGGCCAGGCGAACGAGATCGCGCGCGCGGTGGCGTTCCTCTGCGCCGAGGAGGGCGGCTTCGTCACCGGATCGACGCTGTCGATCAACGGCGGCCAGCACATGTACTGA